The following are from one region of the Myotis daubentonii chromosome 2, mMyoDau2.1, whole genome shotgun sequence genome:
- the SMARCC2 gene encoding SWI/SNF complex subunit SMARCC2 isoform X3 — MAVRKKDGGPNVKYYEAADTVTQFDNVRLWLGKNYKKYIQAEPPTNKSLSSLVVQLLQFQEEVFGKHVSNAPLTKLPIKCFLDFKAGGSLCHILAAAYKFKSDQGWRRYDFQNPSRMDRNVEMFMTIEKSLVQNNCLSRPNIFLCPEIEPKLLGKLKDIIKRHQGTVTEDRNSASHVVYPVPGNLEEEEWVRPVMKRDKQVLLHWGYYPDSYDTWIPASEIEASVEDAPTPEKPRKVHAKWILDTDTFNEWMNEEDYEVNDDKNPVSRRKKISAKTLTDEVNSPDSDRRDKKGGNYKKRKRSPSPSPTPEAKKKNAKKGPSTPYTKSKRGHREEEQEDLTKDMDEPSPVPNVEEVTLPKTVNTKKDSESAPVKGGTMTDLDEQEDESMETTGKDEDENSTGNKGEQTKNPDLHEDNVTEQTHHIIIPSYAAWFDYNSVHAIERRALPEFFNGKNKSKTPEIYLAYRNFMIDTYRLNPQEYLTSTACRRNLAGDVCAIMRVHAFLEQWGLINYQVDAESRPTPMGPPPTSHFHVLADTPSGLVPLQPKTPQQTSASQQMLNFPDKGKEKPTDMQNFGLRTDMYTKKNVPAKSKAAASATREWTEQETLLLLEALEMYKDDWNKVSEHVGSRTQDECILHFLRLPIEDPYLEDSEASLGPLAYQPIPFSQSGNPVMSTVAFLASVVDPRVASAAAKSALEEFSKMKEEVPTALVEAHVRKVEEAAKVTGKADPAFGLESSGIAGTTSDEPERIGPEESGTDEARAEGQATEEKKEPKEPREGVGAVEEEAKEKTSEAPKKDEEKGKEGDSEKESEKSDGDPIVDPEKEKEPKEGQEEVLKEVVESEGERKTKVERDIGEGNLSTAAAAALAAAAVKAKHLAAVEERKIKSLVALLVETQMKKLEIKLRHFEELETIMDREREALEYQRQQLLADRQAFHMEQLKYAEMRARQQHFQQMHQQQQQPPPALPPGSQPIPPTGAAGPPTVHGLAMAPASVAPAPASSGVPPGSLGPSEQIGQTGSTAGPQQQQPAGAPQPGAVPPGVPPPGPHGPSPFPNQQTPPSMMPGAVPGSGHPGVAGNAPLGLPFGMPPPPPPAPSIIPFGSLADSISINLPPPPNLHGHHHHLPFAPGTLPPPNLPVSMANPLHPNLPATTTMPSSLPLGPGLGSAAAQSPAIVAAVQGNLLPSASPLPDPGTPLPPDPTAPSPGTVTPVPPPQ; from the exons ATGGCGGTGCGGAAGAAGGACGGCGGCCCCAACGTGAAGTACTACGAGGCCGCGGACACGGTGACCCAGTTCGACAACGTGCGGCTCTGGCTCGGCAAGAACTACAAGAAG TATATACAAGCTGAGCCACCCACCAACAAGTCCCTGTCCAGCCTGGTTGTACAGTTGCTACAATTTCAGGAAGAAGTTTTTGGCAAACATGTCAGCAATGCACCGCTCACTAAACTGCCG ATCAAATGTTTCCTAGATTTCAAAGCAGGAGGCTCCCTGTGCCACATACTTGCAGCTGCCTACAAATTCAAGAGTGACCAGGGATG GCGGCGTTACGACTTCCAGAACCCATCACGCATGGACCGCAACGTGGAAATGTTCATGACCATCGAGAAGTCCTTGGTGCAG AATAATTGCCTGTCTCGACCAAACATTTTTCTGTGCCCCGAAATTGAACCCAAACTGCTAGGAAAATTAAAGGACATTATCAAGAGACACCAG GGAACGGTCACGGAGGATAGGAACAGTGCCTCCCATGTTGTGTATCCTGTCCCAGGGAACCTGGAAGAAG AGGAATGGGTGCGACCAGTCATGAAGAGGGACAAGCAGGTTCTTCTGCACTGGGGCTATTACCCTGACAG TTACGACACGTGGATCCCGGCCAGTGAAATTGAAGCGTCTGTGGAAGATGCCCCGACTCCCGAGAAACCTCGGAAG GTTCATGCGAAGTGGATCCTGGACACAGACACCttcaatgaatggatgaatgaggaAGACTATGAAGTAAATGATGACAAAAACCCTGTCTCCCGCCGAAAGAAGATTTCAGCCAAGACACTGACAGATGAG GTGAACAGCCCGGATTCAGATCGACGGGACAAGAAGGGGGGGAACTATAAGAAAAGGAAGCGCTCCCCCTCTCCTTCACCAACCCCAGAAGCTAAGAAGAAAAATGCTAAGAAAGG TCCCTCAACACCTTACACCAAGTCCAAGCGTGGCCACAGAGAAGAGGAGCAAGAAGACCTAACAAAGGACATGGATGAGCCCTCACCAGTCCCCAACGTAGAAGAGGTGACATTGCCCAAAACAG TCAACACTAAGAAGGACTCGGAGTCAGCCCCGGTCAAAGGAGGCACCATGACTGACCTGG atgAACAGGAGGATGAAAGCATGGAGACCACGGGCAAG GATGAGGATGAAAACAGTACGGGGAACAAGGGGGAGCAGACCAAGAACCCGGACCTGCATGAGGACAATGTGACTGAGCAGACCCACCACATCATCATTCCCAGCTATGCAGCCTGGTTCGATTATAATAG TGTTCATGCCATTGAGCGGCGGGCCCTCCCTGAGTTCTTCAACGGCAAGAACAAGTCCAAGACTCCAGAAAT CTACCTGGCCTACCGAAACTTCATGATTGACACTTACCGGCTGAACCCCCAGGAGTATCTCACCTCTACCGCCTGCCGCAGGAACCTGGCGGGCGATGTCTGTGCCATCATGAG GGTCCACGCCTTCCTAGAGCAGTGGGGTCTTATAAACTACCAGGTGGATGCTGAGAGTCGACCAACCCCAATGGGACCTCCACCCACCTCTCACTTCCATGTCTTAGCGGACACGCCCTCAGGGCTGGTGCCTCTGCAACCCAAGACCCCACAG CAGACCTCTGCTTCCCAACAAATGCTCAACTTCCCTGACAAAGGCAAAGAGAAACCAACAGACATGCAGAACTTCGGGCTGCGCACAGACATGTACACAAAGAAGAACGTGCCCGCCAAG AGCAAAGCTGCGGCCAGTGCCACGCGAGAGTGGACGGAGCAGGAGACCCTTCTTCTCCTGGAG GCTCTGGAAATGTACAAAGACGACTGGAACAAAGTGTCTGAGCATGTGGGAAGCCGCACGCAGGACGAGTGCATCTTGCATTTTCTTCGTCTTCCCATTGAAGACCCGTACCTGGAGGACTCGGAGGCCTCTCTGGGCCCCCTGGCCTACCAGCCCATCCCTTTCAGTCAGTCCGGCAACCCCGTCATGAGCACTGTCGCCTTCCTGGCCTCCGTCGTCGATCCTCGAGTCGCCTCTGCTGCTGCAAAGTCGGCTCTAG AGGAGTTCTCTAAAATGAAGGAAGAGGTACCCACAGCCTTGGTGGAGGCCCATGTTCGGAAAGTGGAGGAAGCAGCCAAAGTGACAGGCAAGGCGGACCCAGCCTTCGGCCTGGAAAGTAGTGGTATTGCCGGAACCACCTCTGATGAGCCTGAGCGGATTGG CCCAGAGGAGAGCGGGACTGACGAGGCACGGGCGGAGGGCCAGGCCACAGAGGAGAAGAAGGAACCCAAG GAACCCCGAGAAGGAGTTGGGGCTGTGGAGGAAGAAGCAAAAGAGAAGACTAGCGAGGCTCCCAAGAAAgatgaagagaaagggaaagaaggcgACAGTGAGAAGGAGTCAGAGAAGAGTGATGGGGACCCCATAG TTGACCCTGAGAAGGAGAAGGAGCcaaaggaggggcaggaggaagtgCTGAAGGAAGTGGTGGAGTCAGAGGGGGAAAGGAAGACCAAGGTGGAGAGGGACATTGGTGAGGGCAATCTCTccaccgctgctgctgctgcgctgGCTGCCGCCGCTGTGAAGGCCAAG cacTTGGCTGCTGTTGAGGAGAGGAAGATCAAATCTCTGGTGGCCCTGCTAGTGGAGACCCAGATGAAAAAGCTGGAGATCAAACTCCGGCACTTTGAGGAGCTGGAGACGATCATGGACCGGGAGCGAGAAGCA CTGGAGTATCAGAGGCAGCAGCTCCTGGCCGACAGGCAAGCCTTCCACATGGAGCAGCTGAAGTATGCGGAGATGAGGGCTCGGCAGCAGCACTTCCAGCAAatgcaccagcagcagcagcagccacctccagccctgcccccaggctcccagcctaTCCCACCTACAGGCGCTGCTGGGCCACCCACAGTCCATGGCTTGGCGATGGCTCCGGCTTCTGTGGCCCCTGCTCCTGCTagcagtggggtccctcctgGAAGCTTGGGCCCCTCTGAACAGATTGGGCAGACAGGGTCAACTGCAGGGCCACAGCAGCAACAACCAGCCGGAGCCCCCCAACCTGGGGCAGTCCCACCAGGGGTACCACCCCCTGGACCCCATG GCCCCTCACCGTTCCCCAACCAACAAACTCCTCCCTCAATGATGCCAGGGGCAGTGCCAGGCAGCGGGCACCCAGGCGTGGCGGGTAATGCTCCTTTGGGTTTGCCTTTTGGCatgccgcctcctcctcctcctgctccatccATCATCCCATTTGGTAGTCTAGCCGACTCCATCAGTATTaaccttccccctcctcctaaCCTGCATGGGCATCACCACCATCTCCCGTTCGCCCCGGGCACTCTCCCCCCACCTAACCTGCCTGTGTCCATGGCGAACCCTCTACATCCTAACCTGCCGGCGACCACCACCATGCCATCTTCCTTGCCTCTCGGGCCGGGGCTCGGATCCGCCGCAGCCCAGAGCCCTGCCATTGTGGCAGCTGTTCAGGGCAACCTCCTGCCCAGTGCCAGCCCACTGCCAG ACCCAGGCACCCCCCTGCCTCCAGACCCCACAGCCCCGAGCCCAGGCACAGTCACCCCTGTGCCACCTCCACAGTGA
- the SMARCC2 gene encoding SWI/SNF complex subunit SMARCC2 isoform X9, translated as MAVRKKDGGPNVKYYEAADTVTQFDNVRLWLGKNYKKYIQAEPPTNKSLSSLVVQLLQFQEEVFGKHVSNAPLTKLPIKCFLDFKAGGSLCHILAAAYKFKSDQGWRRYDFQNPSRMDRNVEMFMTIEKSLVQNNCLSRPNIFLCPEIEPKLLGKLKDIIKRHQGTVTEDRNSASHVVYPVPGNLEEEEWVRPVMKRDKQVLLHWGYYPDSYDTWIPASEIEASVEDAPTPEKPRKVHAKWILDTDTFNEWMNEEDYEVNDDKNPVSRRKKISAKTLTDEVNSPDSDRRDKKGGNYKKRKRSPSPSPTPEAKKKNAKKGPSTPYTKSKRGHREEEQEDLTKDMDEPSPVPNVEEVTLPKTVNTKKDSESAPVKGGTMTDLDEQEDESMETTGKDEDENSTGNKGEQTKNPDLHEDNVTEQTHHIIIPSYAAWFDYNSVHAIERRALPEFFNGKNKSKTPEIYLAYRNFMIDTYRLNPQEYLTSTACRRNLAGDVCAIMRVHAFLEQWGLINYQVDAESRPTPMGPPPTSHFHVLADTPSGLVPLQPKTPQGRQGDADTKAGRKGKELDDLVPETAKGKPELQTSASQQMLNFPDKGKEKPTDMQNFGLRTDMYTKKNVPAKSKAAASATREWTEQETLLLLEALEMYKDDWNKVSEHVGSRTQDECILHFLRLPIEDPYLEDSEASLGPLAYQPIPFSQSGNPVMSTVAFLASVVDPRVASAAAKSALEEFSKMKEEVPTALVEAHVRKVEEAAKVTGKADPAFGLESSGIAGTTSDEPERIEESGTDEARAEGQATEEKKEPKEPREGVGAVEEEAKEKTSEAPKKDEEKGKEGDSEKESEKSDGDPIVDPEKEKEPKEGQEEVLKEVVESEGERKTKVERDIGEGNLSTAAAAALAAAAVKAKHLAAVEERKIKSLVALLVETQMKKLEIKLRHFEELETIMDREREALEYQRQQLLADRQAFHMEQLKYAEMRARQQHFQQMHQQQQQPPPALPPGSQPIPPTGAAGPPTVHGLAMAPASVAPAPASSGVPPGSLGPSEQIGQTGSTAGPQQQQPAGAPQPGAVPPGVPPPGPHGPSPFPNQQTPPSMMPGAVPGSGHPGVADPGTPLPPDPTAPSPGTVTPVPPPQ; from the exons ATGGCGGTGCGGAAGAAGGACGGCGGCCCCAACGTGAAGTACTACGAGGCCGCGGACACGGTGACCCAGTTCGACAACGTGCGGCTCTGGCTCGGCAAGAACTACAAGAAG TATATACAAGCTGAGCCACCCACCAACAAGTCCCTGTCCAGCCTGGTTGTACAGTTGCTACAATTTCAGGAAGAAGTTTTTGGCAAACATGTCAGCAATGCACCGCTCACTAAACTGCCG ATCAAATGTTTCCTAGATTTCAAAGCAGGAGGCTCCCTGTGCCACATACTTGCAGCTGCCTACAAATTCAAGAGTGACCAGGGATG GCGGCGTTACGACTTCCAGAACCCATCACGCATGGACCGCAACGTGGAAATGTTCATGACCATCGAGAAGTCCTTGGTGCAG AATAATTGCCTGTCTCGACCAAACATTTTTCTGTGCCCCGAAATTGAACCCAAACTGCTAGGAAAATTAAAGGACATTATCAAGAGACACCAG GGAACGGTCACGGAGGATAGGAACAGTGCCTCCCATGTTGTGTATCCTGTCCCAGGGAACCTGGAAGAAG AGGAATGGGTGCGACCAGTCATGAAGAGGGACAAGCAGGTTCTTCTGCACTGGGGCTATTACCCTGACAG TTACGACACGTGGATCCCGGCCAGTGAAATTGAAGCGTCTGTGGAAGATGCCCCGACTCCCGAGAAACCTCGGAAG GTTCATGCGAAGTGGATCCTGGACACAGACACCttcaatgaatggatgaatgaggaAGACTATGAAGTAAATGATGACAAAAACCCTGTCTCCCGCCGAAAGAAGATTTCAGCCAAGACACTGACAGATGAG GTGAACAGCCCGGATTCAGATCGACGGGACAAGAAGGGGGGGAACTATAAGAAAAGGAAGCGCTCCCCCTCTCCTTCACCAACCCCAGAAGCTAAGAAGAAAAATGCTAAGAAAGG TCCCTCAACACCTTACACCAAGTCCAAGCGTGGCCACAGAGAAGAGGAGCAAGAAGACCTAACAAAGGACATGGATGAGCCCTCACCAGTCCCCAACGTAGAAGAGGTGACATTGCCCAAAACAG TCAACACTAAGAAGGACTCGGAGTCAGCCCCGGTCAAAGGAGGCACCATGACTGACCTGG atgAACAGGAGGATGAAAGCATGGAGACCACGGGCAAG GATGAGGATGAAAACAGTACGGGGAACAAGGGGGAGCAGACCAAGAACCCGGACCTGCATGAGGACAATGTGACTGAGCAGACCCACCACATCATCATTCCCAGCTATGCAGCCTGGTTCGATTATAATAG TGTTCATGCCATTGAGCGGCGGGCCCTCCCTGAGTTCTTCAACGGCAAGAACAAGTCCAAGACTCCAGAAAT CTACCTGGCCTACCGAAACTTCATGATTGACACTTACCGGCTGAACCCCCAGGAGTATCTCACCTCTACCGCCTGCCGCAGGAACCTGGCGGGCGATGTCTGTGCCATCATGAG GGTCCACGCCTTCCTAGAGCAGTGGGGTCTTATAAACTACCAGGTGGATGCTGAGAGTCGACCAACCCCAATGGGACCTCCACCCACCTCTCACTTCCATGTCTTAGCGGACACGCCCTCAGGGCTGGTGCCTCTGCAACCCAAGACCCCACAG GGCCGCCAGGGTGATGCTGATACCAAGGCTGGGCGCAAGGGCAAAGAGCTGGACGACCTGGTGCCAGAGACCGCTAAGGGCAAGCCAGAGCTG CAGACCTCTGCTTCCCAACAAATGCTCAACTTCCCTGACAAAGGCAAAGAGAAACCAACAGACATGCAGAACTTCGGGCTGCGCACAGACATGTACACAAAGAAGAACGTGCCCGCCAAG AGCAAAGCTGCGGCCAGTGCCACGCGAGAGTGGACGGAGCAGGAGACCCTTCTTCTCCTGGAG GCTCTGGAAATGTACAAAGACGACTGGAACAAAGTGTCTGAGCATGTGGGAAGCCGCACGCAGGACGAGTGCATCTTGCATTTTCTTCGTCTTCCCATTGAAGACCCGTACCTGGAGGACTCGGAGGCCTCTCTGGGCCCCCTGGCCTACCAGCCCATCCCTTTCAGTCAGTCCGGCAACCCCGTCATGAGCACTGTCGCCTTCCTGGCCTCCGTCGTCGATCCTCGAGTCGCCTCTGCTGCTGCAAAGTCGGCTCTAG AGGAGTTCTCTAAAATGAAGGAAGAGGTACCCACAGCCTTGGTGGAGGCCCATGTTCGGAAAGTGGAGGAAGCAGCCAAAGTGACAGGCAAGGCGGACCCAGCCTTCGGCCTGGAAAGTAGTGGTATTGCCGGAACCACCTCTGATGAGCCTGAGCGGATTG AGGAGAGCGGGACTGACGAGGCACGGGCGGAGGGCCAGGCCACAGAGGAGAAGAAGGAACCCAAG GAACCCCGAGAAGGAGTTGGGGCTGTGGAGGAAGAAGCAAAAGAGAAGACTAGCGAGGCTCCCAAGAAAgatgaagagaaagggaaagaaggcgACAGTGAGAAGGAGTCAGAGAAGAGTGATGGGGACCCCATAG TTGACCCTGAGAAGGAGAAGGAGCcaaaggaggggcaggaggaagtgCTGAAGGAAGTGGTGGAGTCAGAGGGGGAAAGGAAGACCAAGGTGGAGAGGGACATTGGTGAGGGCAATCTCTccaccgctgctgctgctgcgctgGCTGCCGCCGCTGTGAAGGCCAAG cacTTGGCTGCTGTTGAGGAGAGGAAGATCAAATCTCTGGTGGCCCTGCTAGTGGAGACCCAGATGAAAAAGCTGGAGATCAAACTCCGGCACTTTGAGGAGCTGGAGACGATCATGGACCGGGAGCGAGAAGCA CTGGAGTATCAGAGGCAGCAGCTCCTGGCCGACAGGCAAGCCTTCCACATGGAGCAGCTGAAGTATGCGGAGATGAGGGCTCGGCAGCAGCACTTCCAGCAAatgcaccagcagcagcagcagccacctccagccctgcccccaggctcccagcctaTCCCACCTACAGGCGCTGCTGGGCCACCCACAGTCCATGGCTTGGCGATGGCTCCGGCTTCTGTGGCCCCTGCTCCTGCTagcagtggggtccctcctgGAAGCTTGGGCCCCTCTGAACAGATTGGGCAGACAGGGTCAACTGCAGGGCCACAGCAGCAACAACCAGCCGGAGCCCCCCAACCTGGGGCAGTCCCACCAGGGGTACCACCCCCTGGACCCCATG GCCCCTCACCGTTCCCCAACCAACAAACTCCTCCCTCAATGATGCCAGGGGCAGTGCCAGGCAGCGGGCACCCAGGCGTGGCGG ACCCAGGCACCCCCCTGCCTCCAGACCCCACAGCCCCGAGCCCAGGCACAGTCACCCCTGTGCCACCTCCACAGTGA
- the SMARCC2 gene encoding SWI/SNF complex subunit SMARCC2 isoform X11, producing the protein MAVRKKDGGPNVKYYEAADTVTQFDNVRLWLGKNYKKYIQAEPPTNKSLSSLVVQLLQFQEEVFGKHVSNAPLTKLPIKCFLDFKAGGSLCHILAAAYKFKSDQGWRRYDFQNPSRMDRNVEMFMTIEKSLVQNNCLSRPNIFLCPEIEPKLLGKLKDIIKRHQGTVTEDRNSASHVVYPVPGNLEEEEWVRPVMKRDKQVLLHWGYYPDSYDTWIPASEIEASVEDAPTPEKPRKVHAKWILDTDTFNEWMNEEDYEVNDDKNPVSRRKKISAKTLTDEVNSPDSDRRDKKGGNYKKRKRSPSPSPTPEAKKKNAKKGPSTPYTKSKRGHREEEQEDLTKDMDEPSPVPNVEEVTLPKTVNTKKDSESAPVKGGTMTDLDEQEDESMETTGKDEDENSTGNKGEQTKNPDLHEDNVTEQTHHIIIPSYAAWFDYNSVHAIERRALPEFFNGKNKSKTPEIYLAYRNFMIDTYRLNPQEYLTSTACRRNLAGDVCAIMRVHAFLEQWGLINYQVDAESRPTPMGPPPTSHFHVLADTPSGLVPLQPKTPQGRQGDADTKAGRKGKELDDLVPETAKGKPELTSASQQMLNFPDKGKEKPTDMQNFGLRTDMYTKKNVPAKSKAAASATREWTEQETLLLLEALEMYKDDWNKVSEHVGSRTQDECILHFLRLPIEDPYLEDSEASLGPLAYQPIPFSQSGNPVMSTVAFLASVVDPRVASAAAKSALEEFSKMKEEVPTALVEAHVRKVEEAAKVTGKADPAFGLESSGIAGTTSDEPERIEESGTDEARAEGQATEEKKEPKEPREGVGAVEEEAKEKTSEAPKKDEEKGKEGDSEKESEKSDGDPIVDPEKEKEPKEGQEEVLKEVVESEGERKTKVERDIGEGNLSTAAAAALAAAAVKAKHLAAVEERKIKSLVALLVETQMKKLEIKLRHFEELETIMDREREALEYQRQQLLADRQAFHMEQLKYAEMRARQQHFQQMHQQQQQPPPALPPGSQPIPPTGAAGPPTVHGLAMAPASVAPAPASSGVPPGSLGPSEQIGQTGSTAGPQQQQPAGAPQPGAVPPGVPPPGPHGPSPFPNQQTPPSMMPGAVPGSGHPGVAAQSPAIVAAVQGNLLPSASPLPDPGTPLPPDPTAPSPGTVTPVPPPQ; encoded by the exons ATGGCGGTGCGGAAGAAGGACGGCGGCCCCAACGTGAAGTACTACGAGGCCGCGGACACGGTGACCCAGTTCGACAACGTGCGGCTCTGGCTCGGCAAGAACTACAAGAAG TATATACAAGCTGAGCCACCCACCAACAAGTCCCTGTCCAGCCTGGTTGTACAGTTGCTACAATTTCAGGAAGAAGTTTTTGGCAAACATGTCAGCAATGCACCGCTCACTAAACTGCCG ATCAAATGTTTCCTAGATTTCAAAGCAGGAGGCTCCCTGTGCCACATACTTGCAGCTGCCTACAAATTCAAGAGTGACCAGGGATG GCGGCGTTACGACTTCCAGAACCCATCACGCATGGACCGCAACGTGGAAATGTTCATGACCATCGAGAAGTCCTTGGTGCAG AATAATTGCCTGTCTCGACCAAACATTTTTCTGTGCCCCGAAATTGAACCCAAACTGCTAGGAAAATTAAAGGACATTATCAAGAGACACCAG GGAACGGTCACGGAGGATAGGAACAGTGCCTCCCATGTTGTGTATCCTGTCCCAGGGAACCTGGAAGAAG AGGAATGGGTGCGACCAGTCATGAAGAGGGACAAGCAGGTTCTTCTGCACTGGGGCTATTACCCTGACAG TTACGACACGTGGATCCCGGCCAGTGAAATTGAAGCGTCTGTGGAAGATGCCCCGACTCCCGAGAAACCTCGGAAG GTTCATGCGAAGTGGATCCTGGACACAGACACCttcaatgaatggatgaatgaggaAGACTATGAAGTAAATGATGACAAAAACCCTGTCTCCCGCCGAAAGAAGATTTCAGCCAAGACACTGACAGATGAG GTGAACAGCCCGGATTCAGATCGACGGGACAAGAAGGGGGGGAACTATAAGAAAAGGAAGCGCTCCCCCTCTCCTTCACCAACCCCAGAAGCTAAGAAGAAAAATGCTAAGAAAGG TCCCTCAACACCTTACACCAAGTCCAAGCGTGGCCACAGAGAAGAGGAGCAAGAAGACCTAACAAAGGACATGGATGAGCCCTCACCAGTCCCCAACGTAGAAGAGGTGACATTGCCCAAAACAG TCAACACTAAGAAGGACTCGGAGTCAGCCCCGGTCAAAGGAGGCACCATGACTGACCTGG atgAACAGGAGGATGAAAGCATGGAGACCACGGGCAAG GATGAGGATGAAAACAGTACGGGGAACAAGGGGGAGCAGACCAAGAACCCGGACCTGCATGAGGACAATGTGACTGAGCAGACCCACCACATCATCATTCCCAGCTATGCAGCCTGGTTCGATTATAATAG TGTTCATGCCATTGAGCGGCGGGCCCTCCCTGAGTTCTTCAACGGCAAGAACAAGTCCAAGACTCCAGAAAT CTACCTGGCCTACCGAAACTTCATGATTGACACTTACCGGCTGAACCCCCAGGAGTATCTCACCTCTACCGCCTGCCGCAGGAACCTGGCGGGCGATGTCTGTGCCATCATGAG GGTCCACGCCTTCCTAGAGCAGTGGGGTCTTATAAACTACCAGGTGGATGCTGAGAGTCGACCAACCCCAATGGGACCTCCACCCACCTCTCACTTCCATGTCTTAGCGGACACGCCCTCAGGGCTGGTGCCTCTGCAACCCAAGACCCCACAG GGCCGCCAGGGTGATGCTGATACCAAGGCTGGGCGCAAGGGCAAAGAGCTGGACGACCTGGTGCCAGAGACCGCTAAGGGCAAGCCAGAGCTG ACCTCTGCTTCCCAACAAATGCTCAACTTCCCTGACAAAGGCAAAGAGAAACCAACAGACATGCAGAACTTCGGGCTGCGCACAGACATGTACACAAAGAAGAACGTGCCCGCCAAG AGCAAAGCTGCGGCCAGTGCCACGCGAGAGTGGACGGAGCAGGAGACCCTTCTTCTCCTGGAG GCTCTGGAAATGTACAAAGACGACTGGAACAAAGTGTCTGAGCATGTGGGAAGCCGCACGCAGGACGAGTGCATCTTGCATTTTCTTCGTCTTCCCATTGAAGACCCGTACCTGGAGGACTCGGAGGCCTCTCTGGGCCCCCTGGCCTACCAGCCCATCCCTTTCAGTCAGTCCGGCAACCCCGTCATGAGCACTGTCGCCTTCCTGGCCTCCGTCGTCGATCCTCGAGTCGCCTCTGCTGCTGCAAAGTCGGCTCTAG AGGAGTTCTCTAAAATGAAGGAAGAGGTACCCACAGCCTTGGTGGAGGCCCATGTTCGGAAAGTGGAGGAAGCAGCCAAAGTGACAGGCAAGGCGGACCCAGCCTTCGGCCTGGAAAGTAGTGGTATTGCCGGAACCACCTCTGATGAGCCTGAGCGGATTG AGGAGAGCGGGACTGACGAGGCACGGGCGGAGGGCCAGGCCACAGAGGAGAAGAAGGAACCCAAG GAACCCCGAGAAGGAGTTGGGGCTGTGGAGGAAGAAGCAAAAGAGAAGACTAGCGAGGCTCCCAAGAAAgatgaagagaaagggaaagaaggcgACAGTGAGAAGGAGTCAGAGAAGAGTGATGGGGACCCCATAG TTGACCCTGAGAAGGAGAAGGAGCcaaaggaggggcaggaggaagtgCTGAAGGAAGTGGTGGAGTCAGAGGGGGAAAGGAAGACCAAGGTGGAGAGGGACATTGGTGAGGGCAATCTCTccaccgctgctgctgctgcgctgGCTGCCGCCGCTGTGAAGGCCAAG cacTTGGCTGCTGTTGAGGAGAGGAAGATCAAATCTCTGGTGGCCCTGCTAGTGGAGACCCAGATGAAAAAGCTGGAGATCAAACTCCGGCACTTTGAGGAGCTGGAGACGATCATGGACCGGGAGCGAGAAGCA CTGGAGTATCAGAGGCAGCAGCTCCTGGCCGACAGGCAAGCCTTCCACATGGAGCAGCTGAAGTATGCGGAGATGAGGGCTCGGCAGCAGCACTTCCAGCAAatgcaccagcagcagcagcagccacctccagccctgcccccaggctcccagcctaTCCCACCTACAGGCGCTGCTGGGCCACCCACAGTCCATGGCTTGGCGATGGCTCCGGCTTCTGTGGCCCCTGCTCCTGCTagcagtggggtccctcctgGAAGCTTGGGCCCCTCTGAACAGATTGGGCAGACAGGGTCAACTGCAGGGCCACAGCAGCAACAACCAGCCGGAGCCCCCCAACCTGGGGCAGTCCCACCAGGGGTACCACCCCCTGGACCCCATG GCCCCTCACCGTTCCCCAACCAACAAACTCCTCCCTCAATGATGCCAGGGGCAGTGCCAGGCAGCGGGCACCCAGGCGTGGCGG CCCAGAGCCCTGCCATTGTGGCAGCTGTTCAGGGCAACCTCCTGCCCAGTGCCAGCCCACTGCCAG ACCCAGGCACCCCCCTGCCTCCAGACCCCACAGCCCCGAGCCCAGGCACAGTCACCCCTGTGCCACCTCCACAGTGA